One region of Bombus affinis isolate iyBomAffi1 chromosome 3, iyBomAffi1.2, whole genome shotgun sequence genomic DNA includes:
- the LOC126914293 gene encoding protein FAM151B isoform X1 — MKSITTTATSLLFLASIQAAMSASNVSVDVATFFPNIKGNLTKIVWEHAVNSKEKLDNALVSANIMMLEADVTMGILNNMSDNSSRIPIMAHPPAFKSNLSLKNFLDTVIQKNVTKGIKLDFKSIEAFNASKPILEEVRNNTKFPVFLNADIFPGPVNASTTAVVDPKVFVSEAMAFPEYTLSVGWTTRYGTNDNVTEGQYTEQQIQNMTNFLKEQKVTQPITYPVRAGLAANNTKVIKSLMENSSFARNVTLTVWSSEGDKVDAEALSTLIRDIGVKNVYVDVPQDLMNKLHLSGASSVMVASITLAVSVLTGLLSTIL, encoded by the exons ATGAAGAGTATCACGACCACGGCGACCAGTCTCCTGTTCCTGGCATCGATCC AGGCTGCCATGTCCGCCAGCAACGTCTCTGTAGACGTAGCCACTTTCTTTCCAAACATCAAGGGTAATCTCACCAAGATCGTCTGGGAGCATGCCGTCAACAGCAAGGAGAAACTCGACAACGCACTTGTATCAG CCAACATCATGATGCTGGAGGCCGACGTTACGATGGGCATACTGAACAATATGAGCGATAATAGCTCACGGATACCGATAATGGCGCATCCGCCGGCGTTTAAGAGCAACTTGTCGCTAAAAAATTTCCTCGACACCGTGATCCAGAAGAACGTTACCAAGGGCATCAAGCTGGACTTCAAGAGCATCGAAGCCTTCAACGCGAGCAAGCCTATCTTGGAGGAAGTTCGCAATAAC ACTAAATTCCCCGTATTTCTTAACGCGGATATATTCCCTGGACCGGTGAACGCAAGCACCACAGCGGTGGTGGACCCAAAAGTCTTCGTAAGTGAAGCCATGGCGTTTCCAGAGTACACGCTGTCGGTCGGCTGGACCACCAG ATACGGCACCAATGACAATGTCACCGAAGGTCAATACACGGAACAACAAATCCAAAATATGACCAACTTCCTGAAAGAACAGAAGGTTACTCAGCCGATAACTTATCCTGTAAGAGCTGGTCTAGCCGCGAACAATACGAAAGTGATCAAGTCGCTGATGGAGAATAGCTCCTTCGCGAGAAACGTAACCCTAACCGTTTGGTCGAGCGAGGGTGACAAGGTCGATGCGGAGGCGTTGTCGACGTTAATACGAGATATCGGTGTGAAAAACGTGTACGTCGACGTACCGCAAGACTTGATGAATAAGCTTCATTTGTCAGGAGCATCGAGCGTTATGGTCGCTTCGATCACGCTCGCGGTTAGTGTTCTGACTGGTCTTCTATCGACGATATTGTGA
- the LOC126914293 gene encoding protein FAM151B isoform X2, with amino-acid sequence MRTNVPHKNKAAMSASNVSVDVATFFPNIKGNLTKIVWEHAVNSKEKLDNALVSANIMMLEADVTMGILNNMSDNSSRIPIMAHPPAFKSNLSLKNFLDTVIQKNVTKGIKLDFKSIEAFNASKPILEEVRNNTKFPVFLNADIFPGPVNASTTAVVDPKVFVSEAMAFPEYTLSVGWTTRYGTNDNVTEGQYTEQQIQNMTNFLKEQKVTQPITYPVRAGLAANNTKVIKSLMENSSFARNVTLTVWSSEGDKVDAEALSTLIRDIGVKNVYVDVPQDLMNKLHLSGASSVMVASITLAVSVLTGLLSTIL; translated from the exons ATGCGAACCAACGTGCCGCACAAAAATA AGGCTGCCATGTCCGCCAGCAACGTCTCTGTAGACGTAGCCACTTTCTTTCCAAACATCAAGGGTAATCTCACCAAGATCGTCTGGGAGCATGCCGTCAACAGCAAGGAGAAACTCGACAACGCACTTGTATCAG CCAACATCATGATGCTGGAGGCCGACGTTACGATGGGCATACTGAACAATATGAGCGATAATAGCTCACGGATACCGATAATGGCGCATCCGCCGGCGTTTAAGAGCAACTTGTCGCTAAAAAATTTCCTCGACACCGTGATCCAGAAGAACGTTACCAAGGGCATCAAGCTGGACTTCAAGAGCATCGAAGCCTTCAACGCGAGCAAGCCTATCTTGGAGGAAGTTCGCAATAAC ACTAAATTCCCCGTATTTCTTAACGCGGATATATTCCCTGGACCGGTGAACGCAAGCACCACAGCGGTGGTGGACCCAAAAGTCTTCGTAAGTGAAGCCATGGCGTTTCCAGAGTACACGCTGTCGGTCGGCTGGACCACCAG ATACGGCACCAATGACAATGTCACCGAAGGTCAATACACGGAACAACAAATCCAAAATATGACCAACTTCCTGAAAGAACAGAAGGTTACTCAGCCGATAACTTATCCTGTAAGAGCTGGTCTAGCCGCGAACAATACGAAAGTGATCAAGTCGCTGATGGAGAATAGCTCCTTCGCGAGAAACGTAACCCTAACCGTTTGGTCGAGCGAGGGTGACAAGGTCGATGCGGAGGCGTTGTCGACGTTAATACGAGATATCGGTGTGAAAAACGTGTACGTCGACGTACCGCAAGACTTGATGAATAAGCTTCATTTGTCAGGAGCATCGAGCGTTATGGTCGCTTCGATCACGCTCGCGGTTAGTGTTCTGACTGGTCTTCTATCGACGATATTGTGA
- the LOC126914293 gene encoding protein FAM151B isoform X3, translated as MSASNVSVDVATFFPNIKGNLTKIVWEHAVNSKEKLDNALVSANIMMLEADVTMGILNNMSDNSSRIPIMAHPPAFKSNLSLKNFLDTVIQKNVTKGIKLDFKSIEAFNASKPILEEVRNNTKFPVFLNADIFPGPVNASTTAVVDPKVFVSEAMAFPEYTLSVGWTTRYGTNDNVTEGQYTEQQIQNMTNFLKEQKVTQPITYPVRAGLAANNTKVIKSLMENSSFARNVTLTVWSSEGDKVDAEALSTLIRDIGVKNVYVDVPQDLMNKLHLSGASSVMVASITLAVSVLTGLLSTIL; from the exons ATGTCCGCCAGCAACGTCTCTGTAGACGTAGCCACTTTCTTTCCAAACATCAAGGGTAATCTCACCAAGATCGTCTGGGAGCATGCCGTCAACAGCAAGGAGAAACTCGACAACGCACTTGTATCAG CCAACATCATGATGCTGGAGGCCGACGTTACGATGGGCATACTGAACAATATGAGCGATAATAGCTCACGGATACCGATAATGGCGCATCCGCCGGCGTTTAAGAGCAACTTGTCGCTAAAAAATTTCCTCGACACCGTGATCCAGAAGAACGTTACCAAGGGCATCAAGCTGGACTTCAAGAGCATCGAAGCCTTCAACGCGAGCAAGCCTATCTTGGAGGAAGTTCGCAATAAC ACTAAATTCCCCGTATTTCTTAACGCGGATATATTCCCTGGACCGGTGAACGCAAGCACCACAGCGGTGGTGGACCCAAAAGTCTTCGTAAGTGAAGCCATGGCGTTTCCAGAGTACACGCTGTCGGTCGGCTGGACCACCAG ATACGGCACCAATGACAATGTCACCGAAGGTCAATACACGGAACAACAAATCCAAAATATGACCAACTTCCTGAAAGAACAGAAGGTTACTCAGCCGATAACTTATCCTGTAAGAGCTGGTCTAGCCGCGAACAATACGAAAGTGATCAAGTCGCTGATGGAGAATAGCTCCTTCGCGAGAAACGTAACCCTAACCGTTTGGTCGAGCGAGGGTGACAAGGTCGATGCGGAGGCGTTGTCGACGTTAATACGAGATATCGGTGTGAAAAACGTGTACGTCGACGTACCGCAAGACTTGATGAATAAGCTTCATTTGTCAGGAGCATCGAGCGTTATGGTCGCTTCGATCACGCTCGCGGTTAGTGTTCTGACTGGTCTTCTATCGACGATATTGTGA
- the LOC126914285 gene encoding protein peste-like has translation MRPWTSKSLGLGLFGVLLIVSGTVLYFSSSTIFHYILQKEMPLTPSSKAFEVWNDTSSLPPMYFKIRFFNWTNPEELKTPGKKPNLEEVGPYVFREIRQKANVVFHPENHTVSYFNRRWWYFVPELTNGSLSDRITQLNTVAISAKHKVRYWDGALQATLSLMLSSLDVHTTKTVDQLLFKGYDDTLIELGKMAAGMGEDVPPFDKFGWFYMRNGSTMFDGHFNMDTGAQNINDFGILRKWNYKDTTRFFRSPCNVVEGSAGEFWSPYRQKDEIVMFSGDLCRPLTFEYSQTTDHIGLEGYRYDLSEKTLGNNTRRRYPHDQAKYFEQTTTTEDFFEAEHSAEATNAPEEDPDVVNIGNCFCNGKCTPAGLLNVSACRYGAPVFASLPHFNRADPSLKEQVTGLNPDEEHDFFITLEPKTGIPLKVSAKLQINVLLEPLYSVSLFRSVPTIYFPVMWFALEVEATDKFVDELKKLLSLPNIFIYAGAIMVLVGSLIVFTIAILYVLNKQRANSVAGDKNSKLETATASANKSELIYLDKSNGSDDVHVRNDRKLYFNSIECFNTDLQPKLQNQK, from the exons ATGAGGCCTTGGACTAGCAAATCTCTCGGCCTTGGTCTTTTCGGCGTCCTGCTGATCGTTTCTGGCACGGTCCTCTATTTCTCCTCGTCGACAATTTTTCATTACATTCTGCAAAAG GAAATGCCGTTGACGCCAAGTTCGAAAGCGTTCGAAGTATGGAACGACACGAGTAGCTTGCCGCCTATGTATTTCAAAATTCGGTTTTTCAATTGGACTAATCCAGAGGAATTGAAGACACCTGGAAAGAAACCGAACCTCGAAGAAGTTGGTCCTTACGTATTTCG AGAGATCAGGCAAAAAGCAAACGTGGTGTTTCACCCTGAGAACCACACTGTCAGCTACTTCAACCGACGATGGTGGTACTTCGTACCGGAGCTTACCAATGGTTCCTTGAGCGACCGCATTACACAACTGAACACCGTCGCGATC TCAGCGAAACACAAAGTACGATACTGGGATGGAGCGCTGCAAGCCACCCTGTCACTGATGTTGTCGTCGTTGGACGTGCATACCACGAAGACAGTGGATCAGCTGCTATTCAAAGGTTACGACGACACGCTCATTGAGCTTGGAAAAATGGCAGCCGGAATGGGAGAGGATGTTCCACCCTTTGACAAGTTCGGATGGTTCTACATG AGAAACGGCTCCACGATGTTCGATGGCCACTTCAATATGGACACGGGGGCCCAAAACATCAACGACTTTGGGATCCTGAGGAAATGGAACTACAAAGACACGACTAGATTCTTTAGAAGCCCGTGCAACGTGGTGGAAGGAAGCGCCGGAGAATTCTGGTCGCCGTATCGACAAAAAGATGAGATTGTCATGTTCAGCGGTGACCTATGCAG GCCGTTGACGTTCGAGTACTCGCAGACAACCGATCACATAGGCCTGGAGGGCTACCGATACGATCTCAGCGAGAAGACATTAGGAAACAATACGAGACGACGCTATCCTCACGACCAGGCCAAATATTTCGAGCAAACTACCACGACCGAGGACTTTTTCGAGGCCGAACACTCGGCAGAGGCCACAAATGCCCCGGAAGAAGACCCAGACGTAGTAAACATAGGAAACTGTTTTTGCAACGGAAAATGCACTCCCGCTGGTTTACTGAACGTAAGCGCCTGTCGTTATGGCGCACCTGTGTTTGCCAGCTTACCTCATTTCAACAGAGCCGATCCTAGTCTCAAAGAACAAGTCACCGGACTTAATCCCGATGAGGAACATGACTTCTTCATCACGCTCGAGCCG AAAACTGGCATTCCTTTGAAAGTATCTGCCAAGTTGCAGATCAACGTGCTGCTAGAACCGTTATATTCTGTGTC GCTTTTCAGATCCGTACCGACCATTTACTTCCCAGTGATGTGGTTCGCGTTGGAAGTCGAGGCCACTGACAAGTTCGTCGACGAGCTAAAAAAGCTCCTCTCTCTGCCAAATATATTCATATACGCCGGCGCGATTATGGTGCTCGTGGGATCCCTTATAGTCTTCACGATCGCGATATTGTACGTCTTGAACAAGCAACGCGCAAACTCGGTGGCTGGCGACAAG AATTCCAAACTAGAGACAGCAACGGCTTCGGCGAACAAATCAGAACTGATTTATTTGGATAAGAGCAACGGTAGTGACGATGTACACGTCAGAAACGATCGCAAATTATACTTTAATTCGATCGAATGCTTCAATACGGATCTACAGCCGAAGCTTCAGAatcaaaaataa